In one Silene latifolia isolate original U9 population chromosome 10, ASM4854445v1, whole genome shotgun sequence genomic region, the following are encoded:
- the LOC141606130 gene encoding class V chitinase-like, whose product MGFKQYHVISLIAALLSLQTSLSRAAVNGGYWIPQSGIEASDIDSTLFTHLFCAFADLNTATNQLSISAECSSFTQTVQQQNPSVKTLLSIGGGSVPSSNFNNMASQPASRQTFITSSINLARSNGFLGLDLDWEHESTSAEMTNLGTLLTEWRTAINAEAANTGHQPLLLTAALAVTPHVDPSTSFPTQAIANALDWVNVMAYDFHDPNNSASLTHSHANLHDPTGAISGSSGISAWISAGVPSKQLVLGFPFYGYAWKLQDPNNHGLLAPASGVDMSVGGGTPKYNQIEPFITQAQATVVFNSTYGTNYCYSGTTWINYDDTQTIAAKVSYAKTNNLLGYFAWHLAQDNNWALSKQASQTWGS is encoded by the coding sequence ATGGGATTCAAGCAGTACCATGTAATCAGCCTGATTGCTGCCCTCCTGAGTCTGCAAACATCATTGTCCCGAGCAGCCGTCAACGGTGGCTACTGGATTCCACAGAGTGGCATTGAGGCGTCAGACATTGACTCCACCCTCTTCACCCATCTGTTCTGTGCCTTTGCCGATCTGAACACGGCAACCAACCAACTGTCCATATCCGCGGAATGTTCCAGCTTCACTCAGACAGTTCAGCAACAAAACCCCTCCGTCAAGACTCTTCTATCCATTGGAGGAGGTTCTGTTCCGTCCTCTAATTTCAATAACATGGCCAGCCAGCCTGCTTCCAGGCAAACCTTCATCACTTCGTCCATCAACCTCGCCAGGTCCAACGGCTTCCTGGGTCTCGACCTGGACTGGGAGCACGAGAGCACCTCAGCTGAGATGACAAACCTGGGCACCCTCCTCACTGAATGGCGCACTGCCATCAATGCCGAGGCTGCGAACACTGGTCACCAGCCTCTGCTCTTGACTGCAGCACTCGCTGTCACCCCCCATGTTGACCCCTCCACCTCCTTCCCTACACAGGCGATAGCAAATGCGCTTGACTGGGTGAACGTCATGGCCTATGATTTCCACGACCCCAACAATTCCGCCTCGCTCACTCACTCCCATGCAAACCTGCATGATCCCACTGGCGCGATAAGTGGCAGCAGCGGCATCAGTGCCTGGATCAGCGCGGGAGTCCCATCTAAGCAGCTGGTCCTAGGGTTCCCCTTTTACGGCTACGCTTGGAAGCTGCAAGATCCCAATAACCATGGGCTTTTGGCGCCAGCGAGTGGTGTAGATATGTCGGTGGGTGGAGGGACGCCGAAGTACAACCAGATTGAGCCGTTCATCACCCAAGCACAAGCCACGGTGGTGTTTAATTCCACATATGGTACCAACTATTGCTACTCAGGGACCACATGGATTAACTACGACGACACACAGACCATAGCTGCTAAGGTCTCCTACGCCAAGACTAATAACTTGTTGGGCTATTTCGCCTGGCATTTAGCCCAAGACAATAACTGGGCTCTTTCCAAACAAGCTTCGCAGACATGGGGATCTTAA